A part of Pseudomonas sp. HR96 genomic DNA contains:
- a CDS encoding alcohol dehydrogenase catalytic domain-containing protein, producing the protein MQDHNNNNNNNSMQAVVCHAPKDYRLERIGKPQARALELVIRIGACGICASDCKCHSGAAMFWGGDSPWVKAPVIPGHEFFGYVEQVGEGAEEHFGVSLGDKVIAEQIVPCEKCRFCKSGKYWMCEVHNIFGFQKDVAEGGMAQYMRIPKTAIVHRIPESVSLEDSALIEPMACAIHTVNRGDVQLDDVLVIAGAGTLGLCMVQVAALKTPKKLVVIDMVDERLELARQYGADVIINPGRDDAKAIIHSLTDGYGCDVYIETTGVPVGVTQGLELIRKLGRFVEFSVFGAETSADWSIIGDRKELDVRGAHLGPYCYPVAIDLFERGLVTSKGIVTHDFGLDDYAEAFELANSTRSIKVLLKPA; encoded by the coding sequence ATGCAAGACCACAACAACAACAACAACAACAACAGCATGCAAGCCGTCGTCTGCCACGCCCCCAAGGACTACCGCCTGGAGCGCATCGGCAAACCCCAGGCGCGCGCTCTGGAACTGGTGATCCGCATCGGCGCCTGCGGCATCTGCGCCAGCGATTGCAAGTGCCATTCGGGCGCGGCGATGTTCTGGGGCGGTGACAGCCCCTGGGTCAAGGCGCCGGTGATTCCCGGCCACGAGTTCTTCGGCTACGTGGAGCAGGTCGGCGAGGGCGCCGAGGAGCATTTCGGGGTGTCGCTGGGTGACAAGGTGATCGCCGAGCAGATCGTGCCCTGCGAGAAGTGCCGCTTCTGCAAGTCCGGCAAATACTGGATGTGCGAGGTGCACAACATCTTCGGCTTTCAGAAGGACGTCGCCGAAGGCGGCATGGCCCAGTACATGCGCATTCCGAAAACCGCCATCGTGCACCGCATTCCCGAGTCGGTGTCGCTGGAGGACTCGGCCCTGATCGAACCGATGGCCTGCGCCATCCACACCGTCAACCGCGGTGACGTGCAACTGGACGACGTGCTGGTGATCGCCGGGGCCGGCACCCTGGGCCTGTGCATGGTGCAGGTGGCGGCGCTGAAAACGCCGAAAAAGCTGGTGGTGATCGACATGGTCGACGAGCGCCTGGAGCTGGCCCGGCAATACGGTGCCGACGTGATCATCAACCCCGGCCGCGACGACGCCAAGGCGATCATCCACAGCCTCACCGACGGCTACGGCTGCGACGTCTACATTGAAACCACCGGCGTGCCGGTGGGCGTCACCCAGGGCCTGGAGCTGATTCGCAAGCTGGGCCGTTTCGTCGAGTTCAGCGTGTTCGGCGCCGAGACCAGCGCCGACTGGTCGATCATCGGTGACCGCAAGGAGCTGGATGTGCGCGGCGCCCATCTGGGTCCGTACTGCTACCCGGTGGCCATTGACCTGTTCGAGCGCGGGCTGGTGACCTCCAAGGGCATCGTCACCCACGACTTCGGTCTGGACGACTACGCCGAGGCGTTCGAACTGGCCAACTCGACGCGCTCGATCAAGGTACTGCTCAAGCCCGCCTGA
- a CDS encoding ABC transporter permease, translated as MFTSIKNAPAKPAGHAAHGLRKDFAQLIRSPAFYPFVGLVVVTLFMIFASDKFLTGANLENIARQVSINAIIAVGMTCVILTGGIDLSVGPVMALAGTLTTGLMVAGVPAPIAMLVGLLVGVGFGVGNGVFVAYLKMPPIIVTLATMGIARGLGLMYTDGYPIAGMPDWFAWFGRGTLWGIQVPILIMLATYFLAWVLLQHTRIGRYIYAIGGNEEAVRLSGVRASRFKLLVYSISGLTAAIAGLVLSSRLMSGQPNAGVGFELDAIAAVVLGGASIAGGRGVIVGTLVGALLLGVLNNGLNMLGVSPYVQSVIKGAIILLAIFISRQRHK; from the coding sequence GTGTTCACGTCCATTAAGAATGCGCCGGCCAAGCCCGCCGGCCATGCCGCCCATGGCCTGCGCAAGGACTTCGCGCAGCTGATCCGCTCGCCGGCCTTCTACCCCTTCGTCGGGTTGGTGGTGGTGACCCTGTTCATGATCTTCGCCAGCGACAAGTTCCTCACCGGCGCCAACCTGGAAAACATCGCCCGCCAGGTGTCGATCAACGCGATCATCGCCGTGGGCATGACCTGCGTGATCCTCACGGGCGGCATCGACCTGTCGGTGGGGCCGGTCATGGCCCTGGCCGGGACCCTGACCACCGGCTTGATGGTGGCCGGGGTGCCGGCGCCCATCGCCATGCTGGTGGGGCTGCTGGTAGGCGTCGGCTTCGGCGTCGGCAACGGCGTGTTCGTCGCCTACCTGAAAATGCCGCCGATCATCGTCACCCTGGCGACCATGGGCATCGCCCGGGGCCTGGGCCTGATGTACACCGACGGCTACCCGATCGCCGGCATGCCCGACTGGTTCGCCTGGTTCGGCCGCGGCACCCTGTGGGGCATCCAGGTGCCGATCCTGATCATGCTCGCCACCTATTTCCTCGCCTGGGTGCTGCTGCAGCACACGCGCATCGGCCGCTACATCTATGCCATTGGCGGCAACGAGGAAGCCGTGCGCCTGAGCGGAGTGCGCGCATCGCGCTTCAAGCTGCTGGTGTATTCCATCAGCGGCCTGACTGCGGCCATCGCCGGGCTGGTGCTGTCGTCGCGGCTGATGAGCGGCCAGCCCAACGCCGGGGTCGGCTTCGAGCTCGACGCCATCGCCGCCGTGGTGCTGGGCGGAGCGTCCATTGCCGGCGGCCGCGGGGTGATCGTCGGCACCCTGGTCGGTGCCCTGCTGCTGGGGGTGCTCAACAACGGCCTGAACATGCTCGGCGTCTCGCCCTACGTACAGAGCGTGATCAAGGGCGCGATCATCCTGCTGGCGATCTTCATCAGCCGGCAACGCCACAAGTAA